A region from the Actinoplanes sp. OR16 genome encodes:
- a CDS encoding PrsW family intramembrane metalloprotease yields the protein MTRELFRRFGWVAVLVIGLALYFLVLRTLVETQNPNLVPAVILLGASTVPAAFLTFAQSRTGQWQVPASVLVVTAFFGGVIGLVVAGTWEFDALHRLGTLPMLFVALIEETAKLVVPLLVLVTVVFRHKRRLPSDGLIIGIASGMGFAALETMGYAFTALVESGGNVGALEQTLLLRGLTAPAGHTAWTGLTCGALWYLLSSPSVRSLLAFLGTFLGAVALHTAWDTFGTILAYAVLAVLSLGWLVLRLRRYRAFHPDRGPIRAPALAV from the coding sequence ATGACGCGTGAGCTGTTCCGGCGCTTCGGGTGGGTGGCCGTGCTGGTCATCGGCCTGGCGCTCTACTTCCTGGTGTTGCGCACCCTGGTGGAGACCCAGAACCCCAACCTCGTCCCCGCGGTGATCCTGCTCGGCGCGAGCACCGTGCCGGCCGCCTTCCTGACGTTCGCGCAGTCGCGGACCGGCCAGTGGCAGGTGCCGGCGTCGGTCCTGGTCGTCACCGCGTTCTTCGGTGGCGTGATCGGCCTGGTCGTGGCGGGGACGTGGGAGTTCGACGCCCTGCACCGGCTCGGCACCCTGCCGATGCTCTTCGTCGCGCTGATCGAGGAGACGGCGAAGCTGGTCGTGCCGCTGCTCGTGCTGGTCACCGTGGTGTTCCGGCACAAGCGGCGGCTGCCCTCGGACGGCCTGATCATCGGTATCGCGAGCGGCATGGGCTTCGCGGCGCTGGAGACGATGGGCTACGCCTTCACCGCGCTGGTCGAGTCCGGCGGCAACGTCGGCGCGCTGGAGCAGACGCTGCTGCTCCGGGGGCTGACCGCGCCGGCCGGCCACACCGCGTGGACCGGGCTGACCTGCGGTGCTCTCTGGTACCTCCTCAGTTCGCCGAGTGTGCGCAGTCTCCTGGCGTTCCTCGGCACCTTCCTCGGCGCGGTGGCCCTGCACACGGCCTGGGACACCTTCGGCACGATCCTCGCCTACGCCGTCCTGGCCGTCCTCAGCCTCGGCTGGCTGGTGCTCCGCCTGCGCCGGTACCGCGCCTTCCACCCGGACCGGGGCCCGATCCGGGCGCCGGCCCTGGCGGTCTGA
- a CDS encoding Ig-like domain-containing protein has protein sequence MPAAAATTTTSSLPDPTARGPYGHQVIQEAKFGLATIQEPNSDGAAPTAGTSQAAEQVEIRGQLYMPDWSKRTKPSPLIVLVHGNHGSCDSGQSSATASCAEFKHNESGYAYLAENLATWGYTTFSLSQDQLMMRQDNNKGKGMHNRRMLIAATLDAITAAASRQGLTVDEHTTIGTVLSGHLDMSRIGLMGHSRGGDAVTNFIDYNRIRTDGPRYPISGVISLAPTDYERKAPYGMPFMSILPMCDGDVSNLMGARQYERGQTINADDPYPRIQVEQLGAIHNWYNTVWYADGGADGQANNDAACGNSAPFATNNIHPNNLRLSGAASYTDPALNYKIDNSDPLNPLVNTKISGDAARMGDQEKLGLATMAAFFRRYIGGEGAFDPYMTGELANTESHLQVPASACPTSESGARIPCAERVNTSYYAGAGARVDLITPGTENPLALNDLGGALSGAGFADPYAQAAGVTAKPAATAQGYDWCNPEPQDFAPAQLGKTGVPQAAKPCPLPAATALGGQNGTRENAPINHSYGPQLTLAWEKEAKLTAEIPADSRNMSGLEALALGAAVNFFDTRNPGADNRGDNTRDPAGPSWPNEKPTSYDPTSTTQNFVIALRDTEGDEGTVAAGDPRWGNALHMSTGTNTPNTHIVLDQIRVPLSEFAAQGVDVSSLASLEFRFGGADLPASGSIQLADVRFQEPVSGKQIQSDGVTKANGAGYGRFSSGRVSTIGSATGNVWTVDDDLQQCPNAQFTSIQKAVEAAAPWDTITVCDGLYQEQSTPFNHNSNPVQSGAKNGLTITKPLTIRGTGADKVTIEPVQTLGDLAGTAPYLRDGGGNVITVSRQSLGSTDTNEMFVDISGVTVTSGDVWAEAGIAYFGAAGRISDSVVGPLKTDSDLTAHPHGWGIVKTGIIQGTGASTVESELSVEDSLVTGYAAGGILFDGGRGKDGAAENTVRSGIRYHGYVSDTVVSGSSTGIAFASGVDGSVDSSRISGNTTGLLLTDSGTVTVSGDVFSGNAVAVSNADAAGTGVREGAPVTVAKSWFGKGKPAVSGPDSTGAASVIVSKPLSSAPRSVPTTAGEVADRKPAADIASPGGKTSVTAGEDLDVLVRASDDFGVTAVSLYANGSKVGTTSVSPYRFSWTPPAKYAGKKVELEAVAVDSSGAKRVSDDVTVTVAPVIPAPSVTVTASSSEVKATVNSAGTATLRGDKVATVSRKAAKARTVALPLTLTAAGKDLLARHGKVDVTVAVTFENAAGAVTSKPITVTITRKK, from the coding sequence GTGCCGGCAGCCGCGGCGACGACGACGACTTCGTCCTTACCGGACCCGACGGCTCGCGGGCCCTATGGGCACCAGGTCATTCAGGAGGCCAAATTCGGTCTCGCCACGATTCAGGAACCGAACTCGGACGGCGCCGCCCCCACCGCGGGCACCTCTCAGGCGGCCGAGCAGGTGGAGATCCGTGGCCAGCTCTACATGCCGGACTGGTCGAAGCGCACGAAGCCGTCGCCGCTGATCGTCCTGGTGCACGGCAACCACGGCTCCTGCGACTCCGGGCAGAGCTCCGCCACCGCCTCCTGTGCCGAGTTCAAGCACAACGAGAGCGGTTACGCATACCTCGCTGAGAACCTCGCGACCTGGGGATACACCACGTTCTCCCTGTCCCAGGACCAGCTGATGATGCGGCAGGACAACAACAAGGGCAAGGGCATGCACAACCGGCGCATGCTGATCGCCGCGACACTCGACGCGATCACCGCGGCCGCCTCGCGCCAAGGCCTGACGGTGGACGAGCACACCACGATCGGCACCGTGCTCTCCGGTCACCTGGACATGTCCCGGATCGGCCTGATGGGCCATTCGCGCGGCGGTGACGCGGTCACCAACTTCATCGACTACAACCGGATCCGCACCGACGGCCCGCGCTACCCGATCAGCGGCGTCATCTCCCTGGCACCGACCGATTACGAGCGCAAGGCGCCGTACGGCATGCCGTTCATGTCGATCCTGCCGATGTGCGACGGCGACGTCTCCAACCTGATGGGCGCCCGTCAATATGAGCGCGGCCAGACGATCAACGCGGACGACCCGTACCCGCGGATCCAGGTGGAGCAGCTCGGCGCGATCCACAACTGGTACAACACCGTCTGGTACGCCGACGGTGGCGCCGACGGCCAGGCGAACAACGACGCGGCCTGCGGTAACTCGGCGCCGTTCGCGACGAACAACATCCACCCGAACAATCTGCGGCTGTCGGGTGCCGCCTCCTACACCGACCCGGCCCTGAACTACAAGATCGACAACTCGGACCCGCTCAACCCCCTGGTGAACACCAAGATCTCGGGTGATGCCGCGCGGATGGGTGACCAGGAGAAGCTCGGTCTCGCCACGATGGCCGCGTTCTTCCGGCGCTACATCGGCGGCGAGGGCGCGTTCGACCCGTACATGACCGGCGAACTGGCGAACACCGAAAGCCACCTGCAGGTCCCGGCGTCCGCCTGCCCGACCAGCGAGTCCGGCGCGCGGATCCCGTGTGCCGAGCGCGTGAACACCAGCTACTACGCCGGCGCCGGCGCCCGGGTCGACCTGATCACGCCGGGCACCGAGAACCCGCTCGCGCTCAACGACCTCGGCGGTGCGCTGTCCGGTGCGGGCTTCGCCGACCCGTACGCCCAGGCCGCGGGGGTGACCGCCAAGCCGGCGGCGACCGCGCAGGGCTACGACTGGTGCAACCCGGAGCCGCAGGACTTCGCGCCGGCCCAGCTCGGCAAGACCGGCGTCCCGCAGGCCGCGAAGCCGTGCCCGCTGCCGGCCGCGACCGCCCTCGGCGGGCAGAACGGCACCCGGGAGAACGCGCCGATCAACCACTCGTACGGTCCGCAGCTGACCCTCGCATGGGAGAAGGAAGCGAAGCTGACCGCGGAGATCCCGGCCGATTCCCGGAACATGTCCGGTCTGGAGGCGCTCGCACTCGGCGCCGCGGTGAACTTCTTCGACACCCGCAACCCGGGCGCCGACAACCGTGGCGACAACACGCGTGATCCGGCCGGACCGTCCTGGCCGAACGAGAAGCCCACCTCGTACGACCCCACCTCGACCACCCAGAACTTCGTGATCGCGCTGCGCGACACCGAGGGTGACGAGGGCACGGTTGCGGCCGGCGACCCGCGCTGGGGCAACGCCCTGCACATGTCGACCGGCACGAACACGCCGAACACGCACATCGTCCTGGACCAGATCCGGGTGCCGCTGAGCGAGTTCGCCGCGCAGGGCGTCGATGTGAGTTCCCTGGCATCCCTCGAATTCCGCTTCGGCGGCGCGGATCTCCCGGCGTCGGGCTCGATCCAGCTGGCTGACGTGCGGTTCCAGGAGCCGGTCTCCGGCAAGCAGATCCAGTCGGACGGTGTCACCAAGGCGAACGGCGCCGGGTACGGCAGGTTCTCGTCCGGCCGTGTCTCCACGATCGGAAGCGCCACCGGCAACGTCTGGACCGTCGACGACGATCTCCAGCAGTGCCCGAACGCGCAGTTCACCTCGATCCAGAAGGCCGTCGAGGCGGCAGCGCCGTGGGACACCATCACCGTCTGCGACGGCCTCTATCAGGAACAGTCGACGCCGTTCAACCACAACTCGAACCCGGTGCAGTCCGGCGCGAAGAACGGCCTGACCATCACCAAGCCGCTCACCATCCGCGGCACCGGCGCCGACAAGGTCACGATCGAGCCGGTGCAGACGCTCGGCGACCTGGCCGGCACCGCGCCCTACCTGCGGGACGGCGGCGGCAATGTGATCACCGTGTCGCGGCAGTCGCTCGGCTCGACCGACACGAACGAGATGTTCGTCGACATCTCCGGCGTCACCGTCACGTCCGGTGACGTCTGGGCCGAGGCGGGCATCGCCTACTTCGGCGCTGCCGGCCGCATCAGCGACAGCGTCGTGGGCCCCCTCAAGACCGATTCTGATCTGACTGCGCATCCGCACGGCTGGGGAATCGTCAAGACCGGGATCATTCAGGGTACGGGGGCGAGCACCGTGGAGAGCGAGCTCTCCGTCGAGGACAGCCTGGTGACCGGATATGCGGCCGGTGGCATCCTGTTCGACGGTGGCCGCGGCAAGGACGGCGCCGCGGAGAACACGGTGCGCAGCGGTATCCGCTACCACGGCTACGTCAGCGACACGGTGGTCTCCGGTTCGTCGACCGGCATCGCGTTCGCCAGTGGAGTGGACGGCTCCGTCGACTCCAGCCGGATCAGCGGGAACACGACCGGGCTGCTGCTGACCGACTCCGGGACGGTCACCGTCTCCGGCGACGTCTTCAGCGGCAACGCGGTCGCCGTGTCGAACGCCGACGCGGCCGGAACCGGGGTGCGTGAGGGCGCGCCGGTCACCGTCGCGAAGAGCTGGTTCGGCAAGGGCAAGCCGGCGGTCTCCGGGCCGGACTCCACCGGCGCCGCCTCGGTGATCGTCAGCAAGCCGCTCTCGTCGGCGCCGCGGTCGGTGCCGACGACCGCCGGCGAGGTCGCCGACCGCAAGCCGGCCGCGGACATCGCCTCGCCCGGCGGCAAGACCTCGGTCACCGCCGGCGAGGACCTGGACGTGCTGGTCCGGGCGTCCGACGACTTCGGGGTGACGGCGGTGTCGCTCTACGCGAACGGCTCCAAGGTGGGCACCACGAGCGTGTCGCCGTACCGGTTCTCCTGGACGCCTCCGGCCAAGTACGCCGGCAAGAAGGTGGAGCTCGAGGCCGTGGCGGTCGACTCGTCCGGCGCCAAGCGGGTCTCCGACGACGTGACGGTCACCGTCGCCCCGGTCATCCCGGCGCCGTCGGTCACGGTGACCGCGTCGTCCAGTGAGGTGAAGGCGACGGTCAACTCGGCCGGAACCGCCACCCTGCGCGGCGACAAGGTGGCGACGGTCAGCAGGAAGGCCGCGAAGGCGCGAACCGTCGCGCTGCCGCTCACCCTGACCGCCGCGGGCAAGGACCTGCTGGCCAGGCACGGCAAGGTGGACGTGACGGTCGCGGTCACGTTCGAGAACGCCGCCGGCGCCGTCACCAGCAAGCCGATCACGGTGACGATCACCAGGAAGAAGTGA
- a CDS encoding DMT family transporter: protein MTTVSAPDTRVAMRRWLPSYLALAAIWGTSFLFIKVGVRELHPLWLTFGRVAAGVAILLVVLAVTRDRLPRDPRLWGHLMVVALLGVALPFTLFGFGEQRVSSVLAGIWNAATPLVALPLAALVFRTERLTARKAAGIGVGFAGVLVVLGVWRGLGGAQFTGQLMCFGAAMCYAVAIPYQKRHIAGRSGSGVSMAAGQLLAALAQLALVAPLLGGPPPNPADLSPGVVLSVLALGTLGTGLAFVLNLHVIRVAGVSTSSSVTYLMPVVATVVGVLVLGEHLWWNQPVGALIVLSGVAVSQGLFLREHRVDQLR, encoded by the coding sequence GTGACGACGGTATCCGCTCCTGACACCCGGGTGGCGATGCGACGCTGGCTGCCCAGCTATCTCGCGCTCGCCGCCATCTGGGGCACCAGCTTCCTGTTCATCAAGGTCGGCGTCCGCGAGCTGCATCCGCTCTGGCTGACGTTCGGCCGGGTCGCCGCCGGCGTGGCGATCCTGCTCGTGGTTCTCGCCGTCACCCGTGACCGGCTGCCCCGCGATCCCCGCCTCTGGGGCCATCTCATGGTGGTGGCGCTGCTCGGCGTCGCCCTCCCGTTCACCCTGTTCGGTTTCGGTGAGCAGCGGGTGTCGAGCGTCCTGGCCGGGATCTGGAACGCGGCCACGCCCCTGGTCGCACTGCCGCTCGCCGCGCTGGTGTTCCGGACCGAGCGGCTGACCGCCCGCAAGGCCGCCGGCATCGGCGTCGGGTTCGCCGGGGTGCTCGTCGTGCTGGGCGTGTGGCGCGGGCTCGGCGGCGCGCAGTTCACCGGCCAGCTCATGTGTTTCGGGGCGGCCATGTGTTACGCGGTCGCCATCCCGTACCAGAAGAGGCACATCGCGGGCAGGAGCGGAAGCGGCGTCTCGATGGCCGCCGGGCAGCTGCTCGCCGCTCTTGCCCAGCTCGCACTGGTGGCGCCGCTGCTGGGCGGCCCGCCGCCGAACCCCGCGGATCTCTCGCCGGGGGTGGTGCTCAGCGTGCTGGCGCTCGGCACCCTCGGCACCGGGCTGGCGTTCGTGCTCAACCTCCACGTGATCCGGGTGGCCGGGGTCAGCACGTCGAGCTCGGTGACCTATCTGATGCCGGTGGTGGCGACGGTGGTCGGCGTGCTGGTCCTCGGCGAGCACCTGTGGTGGAACCAGCCGGTGGGCGCGCTGATCGTCCTGTCAGGAGTGGCCGTCTCCCAGGGGCTGTTCCTGCGCGAACATCGCGTCGACCAGCTGCGGTGA
- a CDS encoding enoyl-CoA hydratase/isomerase family protein, with the protein MSEPTVIVQRRGRLGHLTLNRPAAINALTAEMVTVIARTLDAWVADDGVHAVLLTGAGTRGLCAGGDIRAIHADAVAGGSESVRFWAAEYRLNAALSTYPKPLVAWMDGLVMGGGIGLSAHAGIRVVTERSRLAMPEVGIGFHPDVGGSWLLSRAPGELGTHLALTGSAIGAGDGIAAGLADHYLPSDRLPEVISALAEGGALTWAEPPPAELDRSWIDSCYTGDDVGTILERLTAHPSPAAQAAAKEIGTKSPTSLVVTLRSLRTAAHLPDLRAALDRELRLSAALLRMPDLVEGVRAQIIDKDRRPRWQPADLASVSPQLVDAMFAQEQPLGDGHS; encoded by the coding sequence ATGAGCGAACCAACGGTGATCGTCCAGCGGCGGGGCCGGCTCGGCCATCTCACGCTCAACCGGCCGGCCGCGATCAACGCGCTCACCGCGGAGATGGTCACTGTCATCGCACGCACTCTCGACGCCTGGGTGGCCGACGACGGCGTGCACGCGGTTCTGCTCACCGGCGCCGGTACGCGAGGCCTCTGCGCCGGTGGCGACATCCGCGCCATCCACGCCGACGCCGTGGCCGGCGGGTCGGAATCGGTGCGGTTCTGGGCGGCGGAGTACCGCCTGAACGCGGCGCTTTCCACGTACCCCAAACCGCTGGTGGCCTGGATGGACGGGCTGGTGATGGGTGGCGGGATCGGGCTGTCCGCGCACGCCGGAATCCGGGTGGTGACCGAGCGCTCGCGGCTCGCGATGCCCGAGGTGGGTATCGGCTTCCATCCGGACGTGGGCGGATCGTGGCTGCTCAGCCGGGCGCCCGGTGAGCTCGGCACACATCTGGCGCTGACCGGTTCGGCGATCGGCGCGGGCGACGGGATCGCCGCCGGGCTGGCCGACCACTACCTGCCGTCCGACCGCCTGCCGGAGGTGATCTCCGCCCTCGCCGAGGGTGGTGCGCTCACCTGGGCCGAACCCCCTCCTGCCGAACTGGACCGATCATGGATCGACTCCTGTTACACCGGTGACGACGTCGGGACGATCCTGGAGCGGCTCACCGCCCATCCGTCGCCCGCCGCGCAGGCCGCCGCCAAGGAGATCGGCACCAAGTCGCCGACCTCGCTCGTGGTCACGCTGCGCTCGCTGCGGACCGCCGCCCACCTGCCCGACCTTCGCGCCGCACTCGACAGGGAACTCCGGCTCAGCGCCGCCCTGCTGCGGATGCCGGACCTGGTGGAAGGCGTCCGCGCGCAGATCATCGACAAGGACCGGCGACCGCGCTGGCAGCCGGCCGACCTCGCTTCCGTCTCACCGCAGCTGGTCGACGCGATGTTCGCGCAGGAACAGCCCCTGGGAGACGGCCACTCCTGA